A genomic window from Macaca thibetana thibetana isolate TM-01 chromosome 16, ASM2454274v1, whole genome shotgun sequence includes:
- the NLGN2 gene encoding neuroligin-2 isoform X2: protein MWLLALCLVGLAGAQRGGGGPGGGGAPGGPGLGLGSLGEERFPVVNTAYGRVRGVRRELNNEILGPVVQFLGVPYATPPLGARRFQPPEAPASWPGVRNATTLPPACPQNLHGALPAIMLPVWFTDNLEAAATYVQNQSEDCLYLNLYVPTEDDIRDPGKKPVMLFLHGGSYMEGTGNMFDGSVLAAYGNVIVATLNYRLGVLGFLSTGDQAAKGNYGLLDQIQALRWLSENIAHFGGDPERITIFGSGAGASCVNLLILSHHSEGLFQKAIAQSGTAISSWSVNYQPLKYTRLLAAKVGCDREDSAEAVECLRRKPSRELVDQDVQPARYHIAFGPVVDGDVVPDDPEILMQQGEFLNYDMLIGVNQGEGLKFVEDSAESEDGVSASAFDFTVSNFVDNLYGYPEGKDVLRETIKFMYTDWADRDNGEMRRKTLLALFTDHQWVAPAVATAKLHADYQSPVYFYTFYHHCQAEGRPEWADAAHGDELPYVFGVPMVGATDLFPCNFSKNDVMLSAVVMTYWTNFAKTGDPNQPVPQDTKFIHTKPNRFEEVVWSKFNSKEKQYLHIGLKPRVRDNYRANKVAFWLELVPHLHNLHTELFTTTTRLPPYATRWPPRPPAGAPGTRRPPPPATLPPEPEPEPGPRAYDRFPGDSRDYSTELSVTVAVGASLLFLNILAFAALYYKRDRRQELRCRRLSPPGGSGSGVPGGGPLLPAAGRELPPEEELVSLQLKRGGGVGADPAEALRPACPPDYTLALRRAPDDVPLLAPGALTLLPSGLGPPPPPPPPSLHPFGPFPPPPPTATSHNNTLPHPHSTTRV, encoded by the exons ATGTGGCTCCTGGCGCTGTGTCTGGTGGGGCTGGCGGGGGCTCAACGGGGGGGAGGGGgtcccggcggcggcggcgccccGGGCGGCCCCGGCCTGGGCCTCGGCAGCCTCGGGGAGGAGCGCTTCCCGGTGGTGAACACGGCCTACGGGCGAGTGCGCGGTGTGCGGCGCGAGCTCAACAACGAGATCCTGGGCCCCGTCGTGCAGTTCTTGGGCGTGCCCTACGCCACACCGCCCCTGGGCGCCCGCCGCTTCCAGCCGCCTGAGGCGCCCGCCTCGTGGCCCGGCGTGCGCAACGCCACCACCCTGCCGCCCGCCTGCCCGCAGAACCTGCACGGGGCGCTGCCCGCCATCATGCTGCCTGTGTGGTTCACCGACAACTTGGAGGCGGCCGCCACCTACGTGCAGAACCAGAGCGAGGACTGCCTGTACCTCAACCTCTACGTGCCCACCGAGGACG ATATCCGTGACCCTGGGAAGAAGCCTGTGATGCTGTTTCTCCACGGCGGCTCCTACATGGAGGGGACCGGAAACATGTTCGATGGCTCAGTCCTGGCCGCCTACGGCAACGTCATTGTAGCCACGCTCAACTACCGTCTTGGGGTGCTCG GTTTTCTCAGCACCGGGGACCAGGCTGCAAAAGGCAACTATGGGCTTCTGGACCAGATCCAGGCCCTGCGCTGGCTCAGTGAAAACATTGCCCACTTTGGGGGCGACCCCGAGCGTATCACCATCTTTGGGTCTGGGGCAGGGGCCTCCTGCGTCAACCTTCTGATCCTCTCCCACCATTCAGAAG GGCTGTTCCAGAAGGCCATCGCCCAGAGTGGCACCGCCATTTCCAGCTGGTCTGTCAACTACCAGCCGCTCAAGTACACGCGGCTGCTGGCGGCCAAGGTGGGCTGTGACCGAGAGGACAGCGCTGAAGCTGTGGAGTGTCTACGCCGGAAGCCCTCCCGGGAGCTGGTGGACCAGGACGTGCAGCCTGCCCG CTACCACATCGCTTTTGGGCCCGTGGTGGATGGCGACGTGGTCCCTGATGACCCTGAGATCCTCATGCAGCAGGGAGAATTCCTCAACTATGACATGCTCATCGGCGTCAACCAGGGAGAGGGCCTCAAGTTCGTGGAGGACTCTGCAGAGAGCGAGGACGGGGTGTCTGCCAGCGCCTTCGACTTCACTGTCTCCAACTTTGTGGACAACCTGTATGGCTACCCGGAAGGCAAGGATGTGCTTCGGGAGACCATCAAGTTTATGTACACAGACTGGGCCGACCGGGACAATGGCGAAATGCGCCGCAAAACCCTGCTGGCGCTCTTTACTGACCACCAATGGGTGGCACCAGCTGTGGCCACCGCCAAGCTGCACGCCGACTACCAGTCTCCCGTCTACTTTTACACCTTCTACCACCACTGCCAGGCGGAGGGCCGGCCTGAGTGGGCAGATGCGGCTCACGGGGATGAACTGCCCTATGTCTTTGGCGTGCCCATGGTGGGTGCCACCGACCTCTTCCCCTGCAACTTCTCCAAGAATGACGTCATGCTCAGTGCCGTGGTCATGACCTACTGGACCAACTTTGCCAAGACTGG GGACCCCAACCAGCCAGTGCCGCAGGATACCAAGTTCATTCACACTAAGCCCAATCGCTTCGAGGAGGTGGTATGGAGCAAATTCAACAGCAAGGAGAAGCAGTATCTGCACATAGGCCTGAAGCCACGTGTACGTGACAACTACCGCGCCAACAAGGTGGCCTTCTGGCTGGAGCTCGTGCCCCACCTGCACAACCTGCACACGGAGCTCTTCACCACCACCACGCGCCTGCCTCCCTACGCCACACGCTGGCCGCCTCGTCCCCCTGCTGGCGCCCCGGGCACACGTCGGCCCCCGCCGCCCGCCACCCTGCCTCCCGAGCCTGAGCCCGAGCCCGGCCCGAGGGCCTACGACCGCTTCCCCGGGGACTCGCGGGACTACTCCACGGAGTTGAGCGTCACCGTGGCCGTGGgtgcctccctcctcttcctcaacATCCTGGCCTTTGCTGCCCTCTACTACAAGCGGGACCGGCGGCAGGAGCTGCGGTGCAGGCGGCTTAGCCCACCTGGCGGCTCAGGCTCTGGCGTGCCCGGTGGGGGCCCCTTGCTCCCCGCTGCGGGCCGTGAGCTGCCACCAGAGGAGGAGCTGGTGTCACTGCAGCTGAAGCGGGGTGGTGGCGTCGGGGCGGACCCTGCAGAGGCTCTGCGCCCTGCCTGCCCGCCCGACTACACCCTGGCCCTGCGCCGGGCACCGGACGATGTGCCTCTATTGGCCCCCGGGGCCCTGACCCTGCTGCCCAGTGGCCTGGGGCCACCGCCACCCCCACCGCCCCCCTCCCTTCATCCCTTCGGGCccttccccccgccccctcccactGCTACCAGCCACAACAACACGctaccccacccccactccaccaCTCGGGTATAG
- the NLGN2 gene encoding neuroligin-2 isoform X1 codes for MWLLALCLVGLAGAQRGGGGPGGGGAPGGPGLGLGSLGEERFPVVNTAYGRVRGVRRELNNEILGPVVQFLGVPYATPPLGARRFQPPEAPASWPGVRNATTLPPACPQNLHGALPAIMLPVWFTDNLEAAATYVQNQSEDCLYLNLYVPTEDGPLTKKRDEATLNPPDTDIRDPGKKPVMLFLHGGSYMEGTGNMFDGSVLAAYGNVIVATLNYRLGVLGFLSTGDQAAKGNYGLLDQIQALRWLSENIAHFGGDPERITIFGSGAGASCVNLLILSHHSEGLFQKAIAQSGTAISSWSVNYQPLKYTRLLAAKVGCDREDSAEAVECLRRKPSRELVDQDVQPARYHIAFGPVVDGDVVPDDPEILMQQGEFLNYDMLIGVNQGEGLKFVEDSAESEDGVSASAFDFTVSNFVDNLYGYPEGKDVLRETIKFMYTDWADRDNGEMRRKTLLALFTDHQWVAPAVATAKLHADYQSPVYFYTFYHHCQAEGRPEWADAAHGDELPYVFGVPMVGATDLFPCNFSKNDVMLSAVVMTYWTNFAKTGDPNQPVPQDTKFIHTKPNRFEEVVWSKFNSKEKQYLHIGLKPRVRDNYRANKVAFWLELVPHLHNLHTELFTTTTRLPPYATRWPPRPPAGAPGTRRPPPPATLPPEPEPEPGPRAYDRFPGDSRDYSTELSVTVAVGASLLFLNILAFAALYYKRDRRQELRCRRLSPPGGSGSGVPGGGPLLPAAGRELPPEEELVSLQLKRGGGVGADPAEALRPACPPDYTLALRRAPDDVPLLAPGALTLLPSGLGPPPPPPPPSLHPFGPFPPPPPTATSHNNTLPHPHSTTRV; via the exons ATGTGGCTCCTGGCGCTGTGTCTGGTGGGGCTGGCGGGGGCTCAACGGGGGGGAGGGGgtcccggcggcggcggcgccccGGGCGGCCCCGGCCTGGGCCTCGGCAGCCTCGGGGAGGAGCGCTTCCCGGTGGTGAACACGGCCTACGGGCGAGTGCGCGGTGTGCGGCGCGAGCTCAACAACGAGATCCTGGGCCCCGTCGTGCAGTTCTTGGGCGTGCCCTACGCCACACCGCCCCTGGGCGCCCGCCGCTTCCAGCCGCCTGAGGCGCCCGCCTCGTGGCCCGGCGTGCGCAACGCCACCACCCTGCCGCCCGCCTGCCCGCAGAACCTGCACGGGGCGCTGCCCGCCATCATGCTGCCTGTGTGGTTCACCGACAACTTGGAGGCGGCCGCCACCTACGTGCAGAACCAGAGCGAGGACTGCCTGTACCTCAACCTCTACGTGCCCACCGAGGACG GTCCGCTCACAAAAAAACGTGACGAGGCGACGCTCAATCCGCCAGACACAG ATATCCGTGACCCTGGGAAGAAGCCTGTGATGCTGTTTCTCCACGGCGGCTCCTACATGGAGGGGACCGGAAACATGTTCGATGGCTCAGTCCTGGCCGCCTACGGCAACGTCATTGTAGCCACGCTCAACTACCGTCTTGGGGTGCTCG GTTTTCTCAGCACCGGGGACCAGGCTGCAAAAGGCAACTATGGGCTTCTGGACCAGATCCAGGCCCTGCGCTGGCTCAGTGAAAACATTGCCCACTTTGGGGGCGACCCCGAGCGTATCACCATCTTTGGGTCTGGGGCAGGGGCCTCCTGCGTCAACCTTCTGATCCTCTCCCACCATTCAGAAG GGCTGTTCCAGAAGGCCATCGCCCAGAGTGGCACCGCCATTTCCAGCTGGTCTGTCAACTACCAGCCGCTCAAGTACACGCGGCTGCTGGCGGCCAAGGTGGGCTGTGACCGAGAGGACAGCGCTGAAGCTGTGGAGTGTCTACGCCGGAAGCCCTCCCGGGAGCTGGTGGACCAGGACGTGCAGCCTGCCCG CTACCACATCGCTTTTGGGCCCGTGGTGGATGGCGACGTGGTCCCTGATGACCCTGAGATCCTCATGCAGCAGGGAGAATTCCTCAACTATGACATGCTCATCGGCGTCAACCAGGGAGAGGGCCTCAAGTTCGTGGAGGACTCTGCAGAGAGCGAGGACGGGGTGTCTGCCAGCGCCTTCGACTTCACTGTCTCCAACTTTGTGGACAACCTGTATGGCTACCCGGAAGGCAAGGATGTGCTTCGGGAGACCATCAAGTTTATGTACACAGACTGGGCCGACCGGGACAATGGCGAAATGCGCCGCAAAACCCTGCTGGCGCTCTTTACTGACCACCAATGGGTGGCACCAGCTGTGGCCACCGCCAAGCTGCACGCCGACTACCAGTCTCCCGTCTACTTTTACACCTTCTACCACCACTGCCAGGCGGAGGGCCGGCCTGAGTGGGCAGATGCGGCTCACGGGGATGAACTGCCCTATGTCTTTGGCGTGCCCATGGTGGGTGCCACCGACCTCTTCCCCTGCAACTTCTCCAAGAATGACGTCATGCTCAGTGCCGTGGTCATGACCTACTGGACCAACTTTGCCAAGACTGG GGACCCCAACCAGCCAGTGCCGCAGGATACCAAGTTCATTCACACTAAGCCCAATCGCTTCGAGGAGGTGGTATGGAGCAAATTCAACAGCAAGGAGAAGCAGTATCTGCACATAGGCCTGAAGCCACGTGTACGTGACAACTACCGCGCCAACAAGGTGGCCTTCTGGCTGGAGCTCGTGCCCCACCTGCACAACCTGCACACGGAGCTCTTCACCACCACCACGCGCCTGCCTCCCTACGCCACACGCTGGCCGCCTCGTCCCCCTGCTGGCGCCCCGGGCACACGTCGGCCCCCGCCGCCCGCCACCCTGCCTCCCGAGCCTGAGCCCGAGCCCGGCCCGAGGGCCTACGACCGCTTCCCCGGGGACTCGCGGGACTACTCCACGGAGTTGAGCGTCACCGTGGCCGTGGgtgcctccctcctcttcctcaacATCCTGGCCTTTGCTGCCCTCTACTACAAGCGGGACCGGCGGCAGGAGCTGCGGTGCAGGCGGCTTAGCCCACCTGGCGGCTCAGGCTCTGGCGTGCCCGGTGGGGGCCCCTTGCTCCCCGCTGCGGGCCGTGAGCTGCCACCAGAGGAGGAGCTGGTGTCACTGCAGCTGAAGCGGGGTGGTGGCGTCGGGGCGGACCCTGCAGAGGCTCTGCGCCCTGCCTGCCCGCCCGACTACACCCTGGCCCTGCGCCGGGCACCGGACGATGTGCCTCTATTGGCCCCCGGGGCCCTGACCCTGCTGCCCAGTGGCCTGGGGCCACCGCCACCCCCACCGCCCCCCTCCCTTCATCCCTTCGGGCccttccccccgccccctcccactGCTACCAGCCACAACAACACGctaccccacccccactccaccaCTCGGGTATAG